Sequence from the Diorhabda carinulata isolate Delta chromosome 5, icDioCari1.1, whole genome shotgun sequence genome:
attgcatattttgCAACAACCGAATAATTGATCTCTGGttcataattaaattcaaaacgAAAAAATGATCCACGTGTTACTGCGCGGTTGGTTCGAtgattttctcggttttgttcTCTATATGTTGTTGACGTGCCACCCTGGTTCTCAATGCATTTTCTTTTCGACGATTATCACGCTGTTCTCGTGCACGAATTTCGGCTGTGCTAATTCTTTGAGCTGCATTTTTTTCTGCTCTCTGTTCAACTGATTCATGAGCTATTTCAACACGTGCACATCGAGTCTTCTTGCTACGGGCATTAAGGTTGGATTTTTTGGGTggcattttactaaaaatagtaattgaatttttaatgtgaatgaATTTCACTGTTCTCTGAATAACTGTAAGttagaagtgaaaaaaaaatattcgaagtaATGTACGCAACAAagacaaaatgaaaaatgatttgaaagaagCGACGTTAAGTGGTATAGGCAAAATAAGACATGTATAGTGCGTAgtctaagaaaatatatcacattaaagTGTGGCGCCATCTATGATGTGCAAATGACAAAATTATACAGTTCTCTGTAAAGAAATTCGCTTAAGGCGCCATATGTTCCAGACTTATGGAACAGATCAGTTgatgatcagtttattattaattactgAGGccattaatttgaataataactaTCCTATCATTTAAGTTGGACCAAATTACATCTTTATACCAAGTATCATGAATATCAGTTGACTCGTTTTTGAATTCATTcggaacacacacacgaacactgaatttttatatattaaaagatatttgtattatttagaTATAATCAATGATTTGTCcacaatttcaatttgaaatattactgaatgttttcaattttcatagtATATTTGGCATTTCAACCGTTTTCACCCATAACACGAAGTCTGCTACTTGAATTGAGTGTCAGCTAGCcttttactatattttatttctttatagaaATTGTTCATTTCTTTATATAGAGAGTTTTCTTATATGTGCcttattttcttcaacattctTTCTTGTTCTACACGTCTTCTTTGTTATTCATCTTTGCTCTTCATActgttttttatctttatctgtTTTGGTCTGAACAATTTTCTATTTGACTTGTTTTCTCTATCCAATTTCTTCTTCATGATTAGCATCGATTCTGtggtattattattttttccaccTTCTTTATAGTTTTCTCTATATATTCCCATTCGTCATTTACATTATAGCTTTGTTCTTCTGCCAAGCTCTCTCCAGTTCTCATTTCAACATCGGAAAAATTGAGTTTATTTCACTTAATCAGTAATGTGATAGAGTAGCGatttgcaaaaattaatttattttaacaatgagAGTTAAAATTCCTTATAAATTCCGACTGTGTGGATTacgttattgaaaatattaactgTTTCAGGTGCAGTGGAACCCTCCGGCAGCTATTATAATAACGTTAGACttctttttaaattcattaCATGTAAGTAGATGGCAATCttgcaaaaattttgaaaatcaaatatatccctaacaataaaataataaatgtacaCTAAACaggtttatataaaaaaatctgaagaGTGTCGTCACTAATTTGATTGGCGCTATCCCGCAGGTTAAGAATGACacctttccaaaaaaaaaaaattagtgggATGGCTTATACAAGATATCTAGTAAAACCCCGACCAGTCTGATGTAAGCAAGGTGGATTAGGCCtcgaaaattccaatttaaaaatagGAAAAGTAACAGCCAAAATTCATATTAATCTGGATTAAACATTCTAAATACCATCATGGTTGAGAGATAACATTATATCccacaaaacaaaaaatcaactGAATTATACAACCCGATCAAATGTTACGAgggtttttttctttcaacctccgatcgcacAGTATAATGGCCAGGTAATTAGTATACGTAGTAGGCGATTGTCCATCTTGCCCGCTAAAACGCCCTGTCACTGGCGATTCCGATCAGATATATGGAGGGAGAATAAACCTCAAAATGCGCGAACGTCCTAATACCGAAACCCGCCATTTTGATCTTAGCTAAGgcggaaaatttgaaaatacggTAATCTATAGGCTTCTGAACTTGcataaaaattgtgatattttgaaACACGTGATAAcactattaaaataaataacacttAAAAAtaggttttgatttttgtataattttcccCACTGAACATACGCAAAATGTACAATGTTCATTGACACTTAAAAACTAAAACTGCGTAAACTGTGACCGAAACTCTGAAAATATCAGCAGGTTGTCTAAGAAAATCAGACCGAATCAGGTGTAACAAGAAACAGCTAAGCCAGTTGATGCAAAATATAACCATTccaaactaaaattataaactttgaatattggttttatttattttagcacTACTTTCTGGTAACAACAAAATACctaatttaacataatttttgtaaaattgtgtGATGCAGTGATGCAGTCACCTGTTTGCTAAACcgagctccaagatattccactgatttcagacTGTGCGCACAAGCTCTCGAATTCTTAATGGACGTTTAGAGCGAGGTTTGTCTTCAATCGACatgttgacatttttaaatcgagaaaacaACTTATACACTTGAGTTTTTCccatagcatcatctttgtaagcagttttcaacattaaaacagtttcagcagcgtttttaccgagtagaaaacaaaatttcacagcggcacgttgttcacttaaatttgccatcacaaaaaaacgaagcagcagTGCAGGTCAATCGCCCGTGCGGCACTGAACTGGCGACGTGTTGCGCTAGGCAGGCCCTAAAggcagaaatcagtactacaaaagctccacccatggcaatgctattccggttacttttgggtaccCCCTCGTACATATACCGTATTCACAGACCATTTTGAagtcgataaaaatattttgaaattttttcacttgaagagaatttttgagaaatgaaatttcacttgaaagtagaaaattaattagtttgttttaattattcataatattgcAGATATATAGTCTTCTATGCGTGATATCTCAATACCAGGAATTGAAAGCTGGTCGCGGCAGAGCTTTGGATGACCAGTTATACAGGGTAAGTTCACTACAATGGATTTTGAAGATAGGAATATCATCGATACTTACGTTATATACGAGAATAACAGTACATAAGGTTAAACTCACCTGTTACATTTGGTTTCTTTTATTTCGATTGTAGTACATATCGGTAAAACAAGATCAGAGTATGATAACATCGCAGTGGTAGAGTGTACTCTAGAGTATTTGTAGTTTCACTATCctctttattatatttcaaaatttgactaTTTCAGGTACCAAATGTGCATTATAGTTCCCAACCAACAGCAACGAGCTACTTAAGTTCAAGAAAGCAAGTCACTTACTACGAAACGAAACCAACTCCTACACAAAGTCCAACAGGTGCaggtaattatttaattgaagaaTTAGAGTATAcgagaataaattgaaaaattcttagcctgctatagaaccaaaaaaaatttctaaccaatatttatgaccttttaaactttttttcagttgaggaaagatatgatagtcggacggagccaaatctggtgattaaggggggtgttctagtaattcaaaacCTAAATCACGACATGAGATTTATGAGCAGGGGCGTTgacctgcaaaaacaaaacacatttGGATATCTTTCCGAGTCTTTTCTCTTCACGTTTTCCTCGTAgaatggtcagtaatgtcgaatagtaatctccagttattgttctaccctattccaaaaaatcaatcatgatttctacatggcaatcccaaaaaactgaagaaagaACTTTTGCAGCAGATTTttagacacgaaacttcttaggtcttggagaatcagagtgtcggcattccatcgattgttgctttgtttctggatcgtagaaatgtacccaagtctcatccatagtaacaattcgatttaaaaagtctacatcgttGCTTTTATTCAATACATCATTGACAACATCTTCTTCAGTATATTGCTGAAGATTGGgtcgttttttaaataatttctcattttcaatattttgtgtaaaaaatgagaaagaaataaaaataaatgtgttaAACTTAAACAGTAACGATCTATGTCTTATATTCTCATCCAAACTGGGGTGTTTTTTAGTAACAAACGAAActaaagaaatggaaaaattttcagtctacACTTTGATCATAAGTCAAGATAAGAGAATCCAGAGATTATTACATTCGGTATTAATATCAAAGCTAGAATAGATCAAATGTGCTCCTTGTATAATGTGGCTAGGATTACTTAAATCTGACCAATGGTTGTTTCCACAAGAGTCTTCAATATTATCGGtataaatgtcaatttttttttctggaaataaaaataaagttgtaagtcgttgaatttttttgtgtatactCATTTCAATAAAGTTTATCGTTTGCCAGAAGATCCGAATAGGAAAATCGCACAACATGGTGGATCAATGTAGACTAAACTTAAAAATAAGAGAAACAAGAAAATGCTCTAATGAAAGAATGTaatgaaacaataataaattcttttataacATAGATCGCACCACCTAGTGAAAttaaaaaagccgtgagcagcagagcaccatcacgaaagtcgaatttttcgtcgaatgaagaatttaactaatacacaaacaaatctttccataaaatgaatttcttggaaattatatcaattctcaatcttatttctttatatggaaaatttgctattcctcaataactttttatttcactagttaactctctctctctctcgaattaaaattcataattttcacaacattttttgacccctcaaaattgtctttccttgttctattaataatagttccaattattatgtcaatattacttatgctgtcaccgggaaactgcgttatgaaagttaaaatggaaatatataaaaacaagtagtggaccatgaaaaaaacaaaacaaaaagatatgtcttctttcaaattaataaacctaGTAATTTGTTCTTTTACGTGTCATTACGATTTTTGTGCATTAAATTCGAtagaaaatttacttaaaagttaTATCTAAGATGATTCTTACAAACAAAGAAGCATTTGATATGATAGACATTTACTttgaatgtatgagaaatgcaACTGTTGCGGCTAGGGTATATGCCATACAATATCCCCAAAGTGAACcgaaacttcgttattttaaacgaaatgctatagtttttattaaatttttgtaatctaCGTGAAacttcaatataactttatataaggcatcgtatgcctaaagttcatcattttttaattatttcacattttcgaaattttttaactaaaataattatatttctaagtttaagtgagccaggtgtaatatttttgggacaaataacacttaaagctttcaaaatctgtgaaaaccttgacaaaaatgtatatagggtgttcagaaaatggtgccgaatttcactatctaaaaacttcgaaaacttaattttttcaaacggtAACCCCCATTTTCTCTTAGACATTGGATTCTAcactttaaattaaggggaatTCGTTAGTAAAAtgatatatctcaaattaacggttttcgtagaaacttgaaaaaactgaaattttcagttttcaaatttatttttctttttcagtcCCATCACCATCGATAATACCCGATATTTTGTCACCAAATCTGAGCAGTACTAGAAGAGGATCtagaaaatcagtaaaattcgGCGATAGCAACTTAATTCAGCACAATGGTTCTCAACTGTTGGATCCATGGTCGATAGAGGCACGATCACCTATCTTGGTTCCGAAATCAATAGACACAGCTCCTTTACTAGAAACCAGCATCCCAGTGACTCAATCAAACGTGTAGATTGTATTATATGAcgacattttgaaatttatatacgttattaataaaaatttgaaatgagaTTTCTAAATAAACGTATCGCATCTCCGCTCAAATATCGAGTAATAagcatttgaaattaattccaACTtctaataactcaaaaattgacAAGGTTACCACAACAGttacaatatttgaaagaagaatttcctaccaaaaattttttgacttatgacactatttgaACGGAGGCGCgatgtattatttttctaatttccctCCACGAAGCttaaattttaaagaataaaaaatggaaGTTGATGTTACCATTTTTACATGTTCACTTGATATTAAGTTGCTTGTAAAGGGTTTCtgattaataatttcaatgaacAAGTGACTCATTCTAATATCCAGAATAGAGTCGTCCGAAAAGAGTGCAATCAATCCGCTTCCAATTTGATTTGGTTGAAGTTAACATGTCTGTGACTCTTCCATAGACAGTTTTGAGTATAGATCGCCCCAATATGCGAAATTTTTACATGGCCGATACTATGGCGCTATTTACACAGTTTTTGTTAGAATTGTGGATAAAAGTGACGGTGTATTacatgaatgaatgaaaatagaGTTCACGGAAGTGTGTATTAACACCTAATCGTTCGTTCCATCCCTTCAAAAAACTGTCCTTATTaccaaggttactagaataatagaaggtttgtgacatGCGCATGCTTTTGTAAACAATCAGTTGCTAAAACACCAGTTACGTcattatgtttacatttttgttttgtttaaatttttatgtcaaacaGAACCTCACTAACATTATGTTCGAGTTACGAGGATGTGGGTTATCTTTTCCTGATCTGGTTATACaaaagaatatatttctaaCTAACACATTTATTGAGACTAAATATTTTGTACGTCTTTATTGCTCTATTAAATGAAAGAATGAAACGTGATTAAATtcgattatttaaattttacagTTCATGTTTTTCAATCAATATACTAACATTCCCGGTTAAGTGATGGAAGGCTCATTCTTCGAGTTAACACCCAAAGTAACTGAGTCTGAATGATAAATttcacttttgtttttttccGGTCATTTCGATCATTTTCCTTAGTGTCATCTTTGTTTGTAGGC
This genomic interval carries:
- the LOC130893922 gene encoding uncharacterized protein LOC130893922, whose protein sequence is MLIPWICNIAIFIAADFAYVVYSLVVHAVQWNPPAAIIITLDFFLNSLHIYSLLCVISQYQELKAGRGRALDDQLYRVPNVHYSSQPTATSYLSSRKQVTYYETKPTPTQSPTGAVPSPSIIPDILSPNLSSTRRGSRKSVKFGDSNLIQHNGSQLLDPWSIEARSPILVPKSIDTAPLLETSIPVTQSNV